GCCGCCAAGAAGGTGAGCGATCGCTGAAACTTTCTCGGTCGCGGACAGCAGCGCTTCGGTGCGGCGCGTGTTTTTTTTGATGGCCCCCTGGGTGGTGAAGGTCCCCTGGTGGTACTCCAGGTAGAGCTCGTCCTTCCATAAGGGGAGGTCAAGTTTTTCTTTTCGCTGCCGCTGCAGGAAGGGTCCGGCCGTGGTGTGGCTGAAGCGTGGTGTTAGCGCCAACGCACCGTAACCGCGCACGCGGTCGAGGATCTCGCGGTTGGGACCGCCGCCGTGATCACCGAGACCGTAAAGCAGGAGACTCTCCTTGCTGCCGGTTGTAGCTTCGTATTTCGAAATGCCGTTGGCCACTTCCTTCAGCTGCAGCTCGCTGGCGTAGCTCAGCGGCGGCATGTAGGTCAGGATGGTGCTGCCGTCGACCCCCTGCCAGTTGAAGAGGAAGTGGGGGAAGACGGTGGTATCGTTCCACCAAAGCTTCTGGGTGATGAAGCTGTCGATGCCGCTTTGCTTGTAAAGCTGCGGCATGTTCCAGTTGTAGCCGAAGGAGTCGGGGTTCCAGCCGATGCGCACGTCGACGCCGAACTTCTCGCGTAAGTACTTCTTGCCGTAGAGGAGCTGGCGCGCCCAGCTCTCGCCGGCGATCAGGTTGCAGTCGGGCTCGACCCACATGCCGCCCACGATCTCCCAGCGGCCGGCGCGCACTTTTTCCCGGATCTGTTGGAAAAGTTCGGGATATTTTTTCTCGATCCAGTCATAGGTGACGGCTTGGCTCTGGGCATACGTCAGTTCGGGGTATTCGCCCATATTCTGGATGACCGTGGCATAGGTGTTCTTGCTCAAAGCCATGGTTTCGGCCATGCGCCACAGCCAGGCGATGTCGATATGGGCGTTGCCTACCAGTGAAATGCGGAATTCGCCTAGGTAGGATTTGATTGTCTTGGCCAGGCGCAGCGAGTGTTGCAAGGATGCCTGCACCTTGGGCCAATTGCCCGCGGTCAGCGCCTGCCAATCCAGGGCCGCGACAGCCTGGTCAAAGGACAGGTTGAGCCGATTCAGTCTCTCTCTGGCCACAACCCGCTTGTCCGGAATATCATAGGGCTTGCCGGTAAAGGTGTAGCGCTTCAGTTCGGGGTTGAGCAGGGTGTCGGCCAGTTGGAACGCTTGCAGCCATTTTTGCAGAATTCCCAGGCTTTTCTCTGCCGCCGGGAAGTACAGTTCAGCCGATTGCAGGGAGAACTCGCTGCCCTCATCTTCAGGCACTCCCCGGCGCCGCTCGGGCC
Above is a genomic segment from Candidatus Aminicenantes bacterium containing:
- a CDS encoding alpha-mannosidase: MKKKCRAWKKTIIIFVIFIAGIFPAFAGETSRDKLTELEKNLDTKLLNWEQSLDGSHWEPYNPGQAIAAPVFHLRTSFQAPAVFAAKKVAGTPLGLKVKMSARGLALATFFMDDLQLEQATIHGESGTSVESSNEIALSTQVDGRAHCLAITVENHGFIPPRTAYWPERRRGVPEDEGSEFSLQSAELYFPAAEKSLGILQKWLQAFQLADTLLNPELKRYTFTGKPYDIPDKRVVARERLNRLNLSFDQAVAALDWQALTAGNWPKVQASLQHSLRLAKTIKSYLGEFRISLVGNAHIDIAWLWRMAETMALSKNTYATVIQNMGEYPELTYAQSQAVTYDWIEKKYPELFQQIREKVRAGRWEIVGGMWVEPDCNLIAGESWARQLLYGKKYLREKFGVDVRIGWNPDSFGYNWNMPQLYKQSGIDSFITQKLWWNDTTVFPHFLFNWQGVDGSTILTYMPPLSYASELQLKEVANGISKYEATTGSKESLLLYGLGDHGGGPNREILDRVRGYGALALTPRFSHTTAGPFLQRQRKEKLDLPLWKDELYLEYHQGTFTTQGAIKKNTRRTEALLSATEKVSAIAHLLGG